DNA from Aliarcobacter butzleri:
GTATGGAGTTTACAATAAATATGAAAAAGATGTAAATTCTGATTATGATTACACAATTGGAGTTGAAGTTACAAAACCTAAAAATGCTATAACAATAGAAAAAGATAAGTATTTGGTTTTTTCAAAAAAAGGTGAATTTCCAGATGTTGTAATAGATACTTGGTATGATGTTTGGGATTATTTTGCTAGTGAAAATTGTGAATATGAAAGAGCATATAACTTTGATTTTGAAAAATACGAAAATGAAGATGAAGTAGAAATTTACATTTCTATACTATAAATATCAATATTTTAAGCTTTGTATATTTC
Protein-coding regions in this window:
- a CDS encoding GyrI-like domain-containing protein, with the protein product MKVKYLEKFYVAGITIRTNNATELNEETAQIPELWQRYIDESIESKTFNKSNSFAMYGVYNKYEKDVNSDYDYTIGVEVTKPKNAITIEKDKYLVFSKKGEFPDVVIDTWYDVWDYFASENCEYERAYNFDFEKYENEDEVEIYISIL